The following proteins come from a genomic window of Phnomibacter ginsenosidimutans:
- a CDS encoding CPBP family intramembrane glutamic endopeptidase, which produces MNNPLLNKGYSHVGQLGILLGLIGVGLVAGSFVSMGIWTGMTGQSMETMLTDMQQPRFANAAKVVQLMGTLFGFFLPAVGYAFICFRNGWDALGFANNWNWKLMGLSLLLILCSGPLIDTLTNINKAIPISKAMRTYFDTMEQNYEKQVKAIADIRNGGQLLMSLLMLALLPAVFEEVLFRGGLQSLLLRWWKQPWVAIVVASIVFSAIHGSWYGFLPRIVLGMLLGGIFYYTRNIWYAILVHFVNNAMVTLYMYYLHAQQKPVTLANESSLPLWAGGISLVMVVAVFFAMKKTQEGIVPQEVFYDRFNPFDERNNVA; this is translated from the coding sequence ATGAATAATCCTTTACTCAACAAGGGCTACAGCCATGTAGGACAGTTAGGCATTCTGCTTGGTTTGATAGGCGTGGGACTGGTAGCCGGCAGCTTTGTGTCAATGGGCATCTGGACGGGCATGACCGGCCAGAGCATGGAAACGATGCTGACCGACATGCAGCAACCCCGATTTGCCAATGCCGCCAAAGTGGTGCAACTGATGGGCACGTTGTTTGGTTTCTTTTTACCGGCCGTTGGCTATGCCTTCATTTGCTTTCGCAATGGATGGGATGCATTGGGCTTTGCCAACAACTGGAACTGGAAACTGATGGGCCTGAGCCTGCTGCTCATTTTGTGCAGTGGCCCGCTGATTGATACACTTACAAACATCAACAAAGCCATTCCTATTTCAAAAGCCATGCGTACCTATTTCGATACCATGGAGCAGAACTATGAAAAGCAGGTGAAAGCTATTGCCGATATCCGCAACGGCGGCCAGCTGCTCATGAGCCTGCTGATGCTGGCCCTGCTGCCTGCCGTGTTTGAGGAAGTATTGTTTCGCGGCGGCTTGCAAAGCCTGCTGCTGCGCTGGTGGAAACAACCTTGGGTGGCCATTGTGGTGGCGAGTATTGTATTTAGCGCTATACATGGCAGCTGGTATGGTTTTTTGCCCCGCATTGTACTGGGCATGTTGCTCGGCGGTATTTTTTATTACACCCGCAATATTTGGTACGCCATATTGGTTCATTTTGTAAACAATGCTATGGTAACCCTGTACATGTATTACCTGCATGCACAGCAAAAACCGGTAACGCTGGCCAATGAAAGCAGCCTGCCATTGTGGGCCGGCGGTATATCGCTGGTGATGGTGGTGGCTGTTTTTTTTGCCATGAAAAAAACGCAGGAAGGCATCGTGCCTCAGGAAGTATTTTACGATCGATTCAACCCCTTTGACGAAAGAAATAACGTAGCATAA
- the dusB gene encoding tRNA dihydrouridine synthase DusB, whose amino-acid sequence MPTIGNIQLPDFPLLLAPMEDVSDPPFRAVCKLNGADLMYTEFISSEGLIRDAIRSRKKLDIFEAERPVGIQIFGGDEEAMAMSARIVDTVNPDLLDINFGCPVKKVVSKGAGAGVLKNIDLMVRLTEACVKSTRLPVTVKTRLGWDDNSKNIVEVAERLQDVGIKALSIHGRTRAQLYKGQADWSLIAEVKNNPRIHIPIFGNGDIDSPEKAVEYKKRYGVDGIMIGRAAIGYPWIFNEIKHYIQTGEHLPPPTIEQRVDVIRQHLHGSVQWKGEVLGILEMRRHYTNYLKGLPNIRDYRLKLVTLKSLEEIEPVLQEIVQVYHGFQFERRKVDMDAMAYSCDS is encoded by the coding sequence GTGCCAACCATCGGAAACATACAACTACCAGACTTCCCGCTACTGCTGGCGCCCATGGAAGATGTGAGCGACCCGCCTTTCAGGGCCGTGTGCAAACTCAATGGTGCCGACCTGATGTATACAGAATTCATCAGTAGCGAAGGATTGATTCGTGACGCCATCCGTAGTCGAAAAAAGCTCGACATTTTTGAAGCTGAACGCCCCGTGGGCATTCAGATTTTTGGTGGCGATGAAGAAGCCATGGCCATGAGTGCCCGCATTGTAGATACAGTGAATCCCGATTTGCTCGACATCAACTTTGGCTGCCCTGTAAAAAAAGTGGTGAGCAAAGGCGCTGGTGCGGGAGTGCTCAAAAACATCGACCTGATGGTGCGGCTTACCGAAGCCTGTGTAAAAAGCACCCGCCTACCGGTAACGGTGAAAACCCGCCTCGGCTGGGACGACAACAGCAAGAACATTGTGGAAGTAGCCGAACGCCTGCAGGATGTGGGCATTAAGGCGCTGAGCATACATGGCCGTACCAGAGCACAACTCTACAAGGGCCAGGCCGACTGGTCGTTGATAGCGGAGGTGAAAAACAATCCCCGCATACACATTCCCATTTTTGGCAATGGCGATATTGATAGTCCTGAAAAAGCGGTGGAGTATAAAAAACGCTACGGGGTAGATGGCATCATGATTGGTCGTGCCGCCATTGGCTATCCGTGGATTTTTAATGAGATTAAACATTACATCCAAACAGGTGAACACCTGCCGCCGCCGACCATTGAGCAACGGGTAGATGTGATACGCCAGCACCTGCACGGCAGTGTGCAGTGGAAAGGCGAAGTGCTGGGCATTTTGGAAATGCGCCGCCATTACACCAACTACCTCAAAGGCCTGCCGAATATTCGGGATTACCGCCTCAAGCTGGTTACTTTAAAATCACTGGAAGAAATAGAACCCGTATTGCAGGAAATTGTACAGGTGTACCACGGATTCCAGTTTGAACGCCGCAAGGTAGACATGGATGCCATGGCGTACAGTTGCGATAGCTGA
- a CDS encoding gliding motility-associated C-terminal domain-containing protein: MMKWLSILLLTLLGSTATWAQPVCNTPGQNPSTAFPVCGTSVFNQTSVNLCGGKTLPSPKCSTVPLSDVNPYWYKFTCFQSGKLSFMISPNSATSDYDWQLYDVTNRNPDEVYTNPGLVVAGNWSEFYGQTGTSPTANNLIECEGKVPQFSKEPDLIAGHDYLLLVSHWSNTQAGYKLEFSGGTAVITDTANLSMKELKVGCGGTQFYLKLSKKIRCSSIAANGSDWEFVNGNVTIVSAAGVGCSNGFDTDSLIITTSGTVPAGTFALRSKKGTDGNTVLDLCNNALPDSQTLVVNVLPAIPTVIDSISPVACMPAEIEVVLKDPVLCSSIAPNGSDFTITGPAAVSITGAQVTCTNNTSKVIRLQLAAPIRVGGTYTVAVKQGTDGNTLTTECNQQTVVGNSKTFTAYDTVSAVINVSISSSCLADTITYTNPGTNGINSWQWSVKDDTTTGTQSSFTMIYTSSGVKEVTLKVSNGVCSMTGIAVTDLAQIRLNAEFEYPNFACPGDSIRFVDKSTGPISTWQWDFGNGQRSAAQVPLAQLYNSATPLSTVSVRLIVGHINGCKDTVVHRIQVPNNCYIAVPTGFTPNGDGLNDYLYPLNAWKATDLHFRVYNRLGQLVFETRDWTRKWDGRFNSQPVPTGTYVWMLQYTDDKGKKYLPKAPRLLFDSTSFFQRKVTKPQRNVTAEKRW, encoded by the coding sequence ATGATGAAATGGTTGAGTATTTTGCTGCTGACACTGCTAGGCTCCACCGCTACGTGGGCACAACCGGTGTGCAATACACCCGGCCAAAATCCTTCAACTGCCTTTCCGGTTTGTGGTACTTCTGTTTTCAACCAAACTTCGGTCAACCTCTGTGGTGGCAAAACATTGCCCAGCCCGAAGTGCAGTACCGTACCGCTGAGTGATGTGAATCCTTACTGGTACAAGTTCACTTGTTTTCAATCGGGCAAGTTGTCGTTCATGATTTCGCCCAACAGCGCCACCAGCGATTACGATTGGCAGTTGTACGATGTTACCAATCGCAATCCAGATGAAGTATACACCAATCCAGGTTTGGTGGTAGCTGGCAACTGGAGCGAATTCTATGGCCAAACAGGTACTTCGCCCACGGCCAACAACCTGATAGAATGCGAAGGCAAAGTGCCACAGTTTAGCAAGGAACCCGATTTGATCGCCGGGCATGATTATCTCTTGTTAGTGAGCCATTGGTCTAATACACAAGCGGGTTACAAATTGGAATTTAGTGGTGGTACTGCCGTAATAACGGATACTGCCAACCTGAGCATGAAAGAATTGAAAGTGGGTTGCGGCGGAACGCAGTTTTACCTCAAGCTGAGCAAAAAAATCCGTTGCAGCAGTATTGCTGCCAATGGCTCCGACTGGGAGTTTGTGAATGGCAACGTAACCATTGTAAGCGCTGCCGGCGTAGGCTGCAGCAATGGCTTTGATACAGATTCGCTCATCATTACCACCAGTGGCACTGTTCCTGCCGGCACATTTGCGCTACGTTCAAAAAAAGGGACCGATGGAAACACGGTGTTGGACTTATGCAACAATGCATTGCCCGATAGCCAAACACTGGTGGTAAATGTATTGCCAGCAATACCAACTGTTATTGATAGCATTTCGCCAGTGGCGTGTATGCCTGCTGAAATTGAAGTGGTGCTGAAAGATCCGGTGTTGTGTAGCAGCATTGCTCCCAATGGCAGCGATTTTACCATAACAGGTCCGGCGGCAGTGAGCATAACCGGTGCACAGGTTACCTGTACCAACAATACCAGCAAAGTCATTCGCCTGCAATTGGCTGCACCCATTCGTGTGGGCGGTACCTATACGGTGGCTGTAAAACAAGGTACAGATGGCAACACCCTCACCACCGAATGCAACCAGCAAACAGTGGTGGGCAATAGCAAAACATTCACCGCTTACGATACCGTTTCTGCTGTCATTAATGTAAGCATTAGCAGCAGTTGCCTTGCAGATACCATTACGTATACCAATCCTGGTACCAATGGCATCAACAGCTGGCAGTGGAGTGTAAAAGACGATACAACCACTGGCACACAATCGAGCTTCACTATGATTTACACCAGCTCGGGCGTAAAAGAAGTAACGCTGAAAGTATCGAACGGGGTATGTAGTATGACCGGTATTGCCGTTACTGATTTGGCACAAATTCGATTAAACGCCGAGTTCGAATATCCCAACTTTGCCTGCCCCGGCGATAGCATTCGTTTTGTAGATAAAAGTACCGGCCCCATTTCTACCTGGCAGTGGGATTTTGGTAACGGTCAACGGAGTGCTGCACAAGTACCCCTTGCACAACTCTACAATAGTGCTACTCCGCTGAGTACAGTTTCTGTGCGGTTGATTGTAGGCCATATCAATGGTTGTAAAGACACCGTGGTGCATCGCATACAGGTGCCCAACAATTGCTACATCGCCGTACCCACCGGATTTACACCCAATGGCGACGGGCTCAATGATTACCTCTATCCGCTGAATGCTTGGAAAGCCACCGACCTACACTTCAGGGTGTACAACAGGCTGGGGCAGCTGGTGTTTGAAACCCGCGACTGGACCCGCAAATGGGATGGCCGATTCAATAGCCAACCGGTACCCACCGGCACCTACGTATGGATGCTGCAATACACTGACGACAAGGGCAAAAAGTATTTACCAAAGGCACCACGGTTGTTATTCGATAGCACTTCTTTTTTTCAACGCAAAGTCACAAAGCCGCAAAGAAATGTTACCGCAGAAAAACGGTGGTAA
- the uvrB gene encoding excinuclease ABC subunit UvrB — MPFELQSHYQPAGDQPNAIAQLTEGIINGEPQQVLLGVTGSGKTFTMANVIQNVQKPTLVLTHNKTLVAQLYGEFKQFFPNNAVGYFVSYYDYYQPEAYIPVSDTYIEKDLNINEELDKLRLQATSELLSGRRDIVVVASVSCIYGMGNPTEFENGIVRIAQGQTISRQGFLHSLVNSLYSRTQGDFNRGNFRVKGDTVDINLPYVDWGYRISFFGDEIETIETLDVKTGKRIGRVENAAIFPANLYLAPKDMMVQILHEIQDEMTRQVEYFQSQGKFIEAQRLKERTEYDLEMIRELGYCNGVENYSRFFDRRQPGTRPFCLLDYFPKDFLMIIDESHQTIPQVAGMYGGDRSRKMNLVDYGFRLPSALDNRPLNFHEFESMLNQVVYVSATPGDYELEQTGGVVVEQVVRPTGLLDPPIEVRPSINQIDDLLDEIDKRVHKGDRVLVTTLTKRMAEEMDKYLHRINIKSKYIHSEVDTLERVEILRQLRLGEIDVLVGVNLLREGLDLPEVSLVAILDADKEGFLRNEKSLTQTAGRAARNAEGLVIFYADTITDSMQKTMDETLRRREKQIAYNTLHGITPTTVKKSIEDVMKQTSVLDIKGFDETKPYAIPNEASIVPGNVAADDGEVYRTIPQMEKDVAKVKKQMEKAARDMDFIEAARLRDEMFRLQKELEEMKS; from the coding sequence ATGCCTTTCGAATTGCAATCACATTATCAGCCGGCCGGCGATCAGCCCAACGCCATTGCCCAACTCACCGAGGGAATCATCAACGGGGAACCGCAGCAGGTACTGCTGGGCGTTACGGGCAGTGGTAAAACCTTTACCATGGCCAATGTGATTCAGAACGTGCAGAAGCCCACACTGGTGCTCACCCACAACAAAACGCTGGTGGCACAGCTCTACGGCGAGTTCAAGCAGTTTTTTCCCAACAACGCTGTGGGCTACTTTGTGAGCTACTACGATTACTACCAGCCGGAAGCGTACATCCCTGTGAGTGATACGTACATCGAAAAAGACCTCAACATCAACGAGGAGCTGGACAAGCTGCGCCTGCAGGCCACCAGCGAACTGCTGAGCGGCCGCCGCGATATTGTGGTGGTAGCATCGGTCAGTTGCATTTATGGTATGGGTAACCCTACCGAATTTGAAAACGGAATCGTTCGCATTGCGCAGGGCCAAACCATCAGCCGGCAAGGGTTTTTGCATAGCCTGGTGAACAGCTTGTACAGCCGCACACAGGGCGATTTTAACCGCGGTAACTTTCGGGTGAAGGGCGACACGGTGGACATCAACTTGCCATACGTTGACTGGGGCTACCGCATCAGTTTTTTTGGCGATGAAATTGAAACCATTGAAACGCTGGATGTAAAAACCGGCAAACGCATTGGCCGGGTGGAAAATGCCGCCATCTTTCCCGCCAACCTGTACCTGGCACCCAAAGACATGATGGTGCAAATACTGCACGAAATACAAGACGAAATGACCCGGCAGGTGGAGTACTTTCAAAGCCAGGGTAAGTTTATAGAAGCACAGCGACTGAAAGAACGTACCGAATACGATTTGGAAATGATTCGGGAACTGGGCTATTGCAATGGTGTAGAAAACTACTCCCGCTTTTTCGACAGGCGTCAGCCGGGTACAAGACCGTTCTGTTTGCTCGATTATTTTCCGAAGGACTTTTTGATGATTATTGATGAAAGCCACCAAACCATTCCGCAGGTGGCGGGCATGTATGGCGGCGACCGCAGCCGCAAAATGAACCTGGTGGATTATGGCTTTCGACTGCCCTCGGCCCTCGACAACCGGCCACTCAACTTTCATGAGTTTGAAAGCATGCTGAACCAGGTAGTGTACGTAAGTGCCACCCCCGGCGACTATGAACTGGAGCAAACCGGTGGCGTGGTGGTGGAGCAGGTGGTGCGGCCTACCGGATTGCTCGACCCGCCGATTGAAGTGCGGCCGAGCATCAACCAGATAGACGACCTGCTGGATGAAATAGACAAGCGGGTACACAAAGGCGACCGTGTATTGGTAACCACGCTGACCAAACGCATGGCCGAAGAAATGGACAAGTACCTGCACCGCATCAACATTAAAAGCAAATACATACACAGCGAAGTGGATACGTTGGAGCGGGTGGAAATACTGCGCCAGCTGCGCCTCGGCGAAATTGATGTGCTCGTAGGTGTAAACCTTTTGCGGGAAGGTCTCGACCTGCCCGAAGTGTCGCTGGTCGCCATTTTGGATGCCGATAAGGAAGGCTTTTTGCGCAACGAAAAATCATTGACACAAACGGCTGGTCGTGCTGCCCGCAATGCAGAAGGTCTGGTGATTTTTTATGCTGACACCATCACCGACAGCATGCAGAAAACCATGGACGAAACGCTGCGCCGCCGGGAAAAACAAATTGCCTACAATACGCTGCATGGCATTACGCCTACCACCGTGAAGAAGAGCATTGAAGATGTGATGAAGCAAACCAGTGTGCTCGACATCAAAGGCTTTGATGAAACCAAACCGTATGCCATACCCAACGAAGCCAGCATTGTACCAGGCAATGTAGCCGCCGATGATGGCGAAGTGTACCGCACCATTCCGCAGATGGAAAAGGATGTGGCCAAAGTGAAAAAGCAAATGGAAAAAGCAGCCCGTGATATGGACTTTATTGAAGCGGCCCGTTTGCGGGATGAGATGTTCAGATTGCAGAAGGAGTTGGAGGAAATGAAAAGCTGA
- a CDS encoding DUF1801 domain-containing protein — protein sequence MTSAATTPEQYLTELPDDRREAVTQLHATILKHLPKGFETIMNYGMIGYVVPHSIYPDGYHCDKKLPLPFAGLASQKASVNFYHMGIYATPALLEWFVQEYPKHSTAKLDMGKSCIRFKKPEHIPHALIAELMQKMTVQQWIDTYEANYKR from the coding sequence ATGACCAGTGCCGCCACCACCCCCGAACAATACCTGACTGAGTTGCCCGATGACCGACGTGAAGCGGTTACGCAATTACATGCAACCATTCTGAAGCATTTGCCCAAGGGTTTTGAAACCATCATGAACTATGGCATGATTGGGTATGTGGTGCCGCACAGCATTTATCCTGATGGCTATCATTGCGATAAAAAACTGCCTTTGCCATTTGCGGGTCTGGCTTCGCAAAAAGCGTCTGTCAACTTTTATCACATGGGTATTTATGCAACGCCAGCTTTGCTGGAATGGTTTGTGCAGGAATATCCCAAGCATAGCACTGCAAAACTGGATATGGGCAAGAGTTGTATCCGCTTCAAAAAGCCGGAACACATTCCTCATGCACTCATTGCGGAGCTCATGCAAAAAATGACCGTACAGCAATGGATTGATACTTATGAAGCCAACTACAAACGTTGA